The Oxyura jamaicensis isolate SHBP4307 breed ruddy duck chromosome 8, BPBGC_Ojam_1.0, whole genome shotgun sequence genome has a segment encoding these proteins:
- the PDC gene encoding phosducin yields MEENANTSLEEDFEGQATHTGPKGVINDWRKFKLESEDRDSLPLSKKEILRQMSSPHRSFSKDDKDTRERFCRKMSMQEYELIQDEKEDESCLQKYRKRCMQDMHQRLSFGPKYGYLCELENGEQFLEAIEKERKTTTVIVHIYEDGIKGCDALNSSLTCLAAEYATVKFCKIKASNTGAGDRFSDEVLPTLLVYKGGELLSNFISVSEQFNEEFFAVDVESFLNEYGLLPERELPALGNGNTDEQDVE; encoded by the exons atggaagaaaatgcaaacactAGCTTGGAAGAAGATTTTGAAGGACAAGCTACACACACAG GACCCAAAGGTGTGATCAATGACTGGAGAAAGTTTAAATTAGAAAGCGAAGACAGAGATTCCTTACCCTTgagcaagaaagaaattcttcgACAAATGTCTTCACCGCACAGGTCTTTCAGTAAAGATGATAAAGACACCAGAGAGAGATTCTGTCGTAAg ATGAGTATGCAGGAGTATGAATTAATACAAGAtgagaaagaagatgaaagcTGCCTACAAAAATACCGCAAACGCTGCATGCAGGATATGCACCAGAGGCTAAGTTTTGGGCCTAAATATGGTTATCTGTGTGAGCTGGAAAACGGAGAACAGTTCCTGGAAGCCATTGAAAAAGAACGGAAGACTACCACCGTCATCGTCCACATTTATGAAGATGGCATCAAGGGCTGTGATGCTCTGAACAGCAGCTTAACCTGCCTTGCTGCCGAGTATGCCACCGTGAAGTTCTGCAAGATCAAGGCCTCCAACACTGGGGCTGGAGACCGCTTCTCAGATGAAGTGCTTCCCACCCTGCTTGTCTACAAGGGTGGGGAGCTCCTGAGCAACTTCATTAGCGTTTCTGAACAATTCAACGAGGAATTCTTTGCCGTGGATGTGGAGTCTTTCCTAAATGAGTATGGGTTGCTACCTGAAAGGGAGCTTCCAGCACTGGGAAATGGTAACACCGATGAGCAAGATGTTGAATAA
- the ODR4 gene encoding protein odr-4 homolog isoform X3 encodes MDHCTCKSGSTVSRMLPGGLLVLGVFIIATPELSKDSQNALRKIIFSIEKSLTKRRLWKPAEEEVSDRAALQVCSATKKIVCRTYDVQDPKSSAKPADWKYHSALSASWLSLDCTVNVNIHIPLLATSPNHDLEKNTKNGLNRWSKQIEDSVFLINGQVKDDDTELLEGQKKLRGNTQYSSQISDVKVLTQLSQGSSHRSTATVQVCSGSINLKGAVKCRAYVHNNKPKVKEAVQALKRDIINTLNDRCEILFEDLIINEGPHKKNFERVYHVLPQRLFVPFAGSSVMLSDYKFGDEAAGEIRERFVEMLDQSVQAEDIHIAEELNTVDICPVTENRDDTQQKQLTKATLLLKLQQNMGVVIAAAVAVFASIFSFNYFSD; translated from the exons ATGGATCACTGCACATGCAAGTCAGGTAGCACA GTTTCTAGAATGCTTCCTGGAGGTTTATTAGTTCTTGGTGTGTTTATTATTGCAACTCCAGAATTGTCAAAAGACAGTCAAAATGCTTTGCGCAAG ataATCTTCTCAATAGAAAAGTCTTTGACTAAAAGAAGGCTCTGGAAACCTGCTGAGGAGGAAGTCTCAGACAGAGCAGCCCTTCAAGTTTGTTCTGCTACAAAGAA AATAGTTTGCCGAACCTACGATGTACAAGATCCAAAG agTTCAGCTAAACCAGCAGATTGGAAATATCACAGTGCTCTGTCTGCTTCCTGGTTGTCTTTGGACTGCACAGTAAATGTTAATATCCACATTCCACTTCTTGCTACTTCACCCAACCATGACTTGGAGAAGAATACCAAG aatgGATTAAATCGATGGTCAAAACAGATAGAGGACAGTGTTTTTCTGATCAATGGACAAGTTAAAGATGATGATACAGAACTGCTGGAAGGGCAG aaaaagtTAAGAGGAAATACTCAGTACAGCAGTCAGATTTCTGATGTCAAGGTTCTGACACAGCTG tcccAGGGTTCAAGTCATAGATCAACGGCAACAGTCCAAGTCTGCAGTGGTTCCATAAATCTCAAAGGTGCTGTGAAATGCAGAGCCTACGTACATAACAACAAGCCAAAAGTTAAAGAAGCTGTTCAG gctTTGAAAAGAGACATAATAAACACATTGAATGATCGTTGTGAAATACTGTTTGAGGATCTCATTATAAATGAAGGACCTCACAAAAAAA attttgAGAGGGTATATCATGTCTTACCTCAGAGACTGTTTGTCCCTTTTGCTGGATCCAGTGTGATGCTCAGTGATTATAAGTTCGGTGATGAGGCTGCTGGAGAAATTCGGGAACGTTTTGTTGAGATGTTGGACCAATCTGTGCAAGCTGAAGATATCCATATAGCAGAGGAACTTAACACAG TTGATATTTGTCCAGTTACTGAAAACAGAGATGACACACAACAGAAACAACTGACAAAAGCAACATTGCTGTTGAAACTGCAACAAAATATGG gtGTGGTAAtagcagctgctgttgcagtCTTTGCATCAATCTTCTCTTTCAATTACTTCAGCGACTGA
- the ODR4 gene encoding protein odr-4 homolog isoform X2 translates to MGRTYFVEEAIGQYFSDLSTKFKPYVTGLLIGQCSSQRDYVIRAVRTPPKEEQKEGNTSPSKLESIDEEWITAHASQVSRMLPGGLLVLGVFIIATPELSKDSQNALRKIIFSIEKSLTKRRLWKPAEEEVSDRAALQVCSATKKIVCRTYDVQDPKSSAKPADWKYHSALSASWLSLDCTVNVNIHIPLLATSPNHDLEKNTKNGLNRWSKQIEDSVFLINGQVKDDDTELLEGQKKLRGNTQYSSQISDVKVLTQLSQGSSHRSTATVQVCSGSINLKGAVKCRAYVHNNKPKVKEAVQALKRDIINTLNDRCEILFEDLIINEGPHKKNFERVYHVLPQRLFVPFAGSSVMLSDYKFGDEAAGEIRERFVEMLDQSVQAEDIHIAEELNTVDICPVTENRDDTQQKQLTKATLLLKLQQNMGVVIAAAVAVFASIFSFNYFSD, encoded by the exons ATGGGTAGAACTTACTTTGTTGAGGAAGCTATTGGGCAGTATTTTTCAGACCTCAGCACAAAATTTAAACCTTATGTCACTGGCCTGTTAATAGGGCAG TGTTCATCACAAAGAGACTACGTTATTCGGGCTGTTCGAACACCTCCaaaggaagagcagaaggaaggcaaCACCAGCCCTTCAAAACTGGAATCCATTGATGAAGAATGGATCACTGCACATGCAAGTCAG GTTTCTAGAATGCTTCCTGGAGGTTTATTAGTTCTTGGTGTGTTTATTATTGCAACTCCAGAATTGTCAAAAGACAGTCAAAATGCTTTGCGCAAG ataATCTTCTCAATAGAAAAGTCTTTGACTAAAAGAAGGCTCTGGAAACCTGCTGAGGAGGAAGTCTCAGACAGAGCAGCCCTTCAAGTTTGTTCTGCTACAAAGAA AATAGTTTGCCGAACCTACGATGTACAAGATCCAAAG agTTCAGCTAAACCAGCAGATTGGAAATATCACAGTGCTCTGTCTGCTTCCTGGTTGTCTTTGGACTGCACAGTAAATGTTAATATCCACATTCCACTTCTTGCTACTTCACCCAACCATGACTTGGAGAAGAATACCAAG aatgGATTAAATCGATGGTCAAAACAGATAGAGGACAGTGTTTTTCTGATCAATGGACAAGTTAAAGATGATGATACAGAACTGCTGGAAGGGCAG aaaaagtTAAGAGGAAATACTCAGTACAGCAGTCAGATTTCTGATGTCAAGGTTCTGACACAGCTG tcccAGGGTTCAAGTCATAGATCAACGGCAACAGTCCAAGTCTGCAGTGGTTCCATAAATCTCAAAGGTGCTGTGAAATGCAGAGCCTACGTACATAACAACAAGCCAAAAGTTAAAGAAGCTGTTCAG gctTTGAAAAGAGACATAATAAACACATTGAATGATCGTTGTGAAATACTGTTTGAGGATCTCATTATAAATGAAGGACCTCACAAAAAAA attttgAGAGGGTATATCATGTCTTACCTCAGAGACTGTTTGTCCCTTTTGCTGGATCCAGTGTGATGCTCAGTGATTATAAGTTCGGTGATGAGGCTGCTGGAGAAATTCGGGAACGTTTTGTTGAGATGTTGGACCAATCTGTGCAAGCTGAAGATATCCATATAGCAGAGGAACTTAACACAG TTGATATTTGTCCAGTTACTGAAAACAGAGATGACACACAACAGAAACAACTGACAAAAGCAACATTGCTGTTGAAACTGCAACAAAATATGG gtGTGGTAAtagcagctgctgttgcagtCTTTGCATCAATCTTCTCTTTCAATTACTTCAGCGACTGA
- the ODR4 gene encoding protein odr-4 homolog isoform X1, producing MQQETVTWKHVFPSTFLQGFKIVFFKAENVILSLKPAAMGRTYFVEEAIGQYFSDLSTKFKPYVTGLLIGQCSSQRDYVIRAVRTPPKEEQKEGNTSPSKLESIDEEWITAHASQVSRMLPGGLLVLGVFIIATPELSKDSQNALRKIIFSIEKSLTKRRLWKPAEEEVSDRAALQVCSATKKIVCRTYDVQDPKSSAKPADWKYHSALSASWLSLDCTVNVNIHIPLLATSPNHDLEKNTKNGLNRWSKQIEDSVFLINGQVKDDDTELLEGQKKLRGNTQYSSQISDVKVLTQLSQGSSHRSTATVQVCSGSINLKGAVKCRAYVHNNKPKVKEAVQALKRDIINTLNDRCEILFEDLIINEGPHKKNFERVYHVLPQRLFVPFAGSSVMLSDYKFGDEAAGEIRERFVEMLDQSVQAEDIHIAEELNTVDICPVTENRDDTQQKQLTKATLLLKLQQNMGVVIAAAVAVFASIFSFNYFSD from the exons ATGCAGCAAGAAACTGTTACTTGGAAGCATGTTTTTCCTAGCACTTTCCTCCAGggttttaaaatagttttctttaaa GCTGAAAATGTAATACTGAGTCTTAAACCCGCAGCAATGGGTAGAACTTACTTTGTTGAGGAAGCTATTGGGCAGTATTTTTCAGACCTCAGCACAAAATTTAAACCTTATGTCACTGGCCTGTTAATAGGGCAG TGTTCATCACAAAGAGACTACGTTATTCGGGCTGTTCGAACACCTCCaaaggaagagcagaaggaaggcaaCACCAGCCCTTCAAAACTGGAATCCATTGATGAAGAATGGATCACTGCACATGCAAGTCAG GTTTCTAGAATGCTTCCTGGAGGTTTATTAGTTCTTGGTGTGTTTATTATTGCAACTCCAGAATTGTCAAAAGACAGTCAAAATGCTTTGCGCAAG ataATCTTCTCAATAGAAAAGTCTTTGACTAAAAGAAGGCTCTGGAAACCTGCTGAGGAGGAAGTCTCAGACAGAGCAGCCCTTCAAGTTTGTTCTGCTACAAAGAA AATAGTTTGCCGAACCTACGATGTACAAGATCCAAAG agTTCAGCTAAACCAGCAGATTGGAAATATCACAGTGCTCTGTCTGCTTCCTGGTTGTCTTTGGACTGCACAGTAAATGTTAATATCCACATTCCACTTCTTGCTACTTCACCCAACCATGACTTGGAGAAGAATACCAAG aatgGATTAAATCGATGGTCAAAACAGATAGAGGACAGTGTTTTTCTGATCAATGGACAAGTTAAAGATGATGATACAGAACTGCTGGAAGGGCAG aaaaagtTAAGAGGAAATACTCAGTACAGCAGTCAGATTTCTGATGTCAAGGTTCTGACACAGCTG tcccAGGGTTCAAGTCATAGATCAACGGCAACAGTCCAAGTCTGCAGTGGTTCCATAAATCTCAAAGGTGCTGTGAAATGCAGAGCCTACGTACATAACAACAAGCCAAAAGTTAAAGAAGCTGTTCAG gctTTGAAAAGAGACATAATAAACACATTGAATGATCGTTGTGAAATACTGTTTGAGGATCTCATTATAAATGAAGGACCTCACAAAAAAA attttgAGAGGGTATATCATGTCTTACCTCAGAGACTGTTTGTCCCTTTTGCTGGATCCAGTGTGATGCTCAGTGATTATAAGTTCGGTGATGAGGCTGCTGGAGAAATTCGGGAACGTTTTGTTGAGATGTTGGACCAATCTGTGCAAGCTGAAGATATCCATATAGCAGAGGAACTTAACACAG TTGATATTTGTCCAGTTACTGAAAACAGAGATGACACACAACAGAAACAACTGACAAAAGCAACATTGCTGTTGAAACTGCAACAAAATATGG gtGTGGTAAtagcagctgctgttgcagtCTTTGCATCAATCTTCTCTTTCAATTACTTCAGCGACTGA